The genomic interval ATCACCATGTTAACCAACAAAACTGACCCTCTGAATTACTTTAGATAGAAAGATTTATCCCCAAATCgcgttttatttttcaatcgaGCTTTAACTTTTTAGTCCAATcaataaatgttaaatattCCACAAATAAAACAACTTTAATGAATAAACTTTGGCAGAAAGTATCCGCGTGGGTCCTAATTACTttagatattatatttaaatatttattttcatttaagaaTAAAGTGAGCTTCCGTCCTAATGGCTGCTATCAGATAACGAAGAGAAAGGCCAAGTTAGTCAATAGACACGTATGAAAGGGAGACCactttgtggatttttttttttttcttaaaaaaaaaaagttttaacgTAGAGAAAGGCAGAGTTAGTCAAAAAGACAAGTATGAAAGAGGGGAAGCGTCGCCCGAtcgactccaactccgaatcTACTACAATATTtcacatgttataaaaatatatatatttatctatatattaatcatatatattaatataattatataattatgtaactagaatttatatagttaaatttaataatatattagtatgagctaattattataaaataatatacttatactataatataaatagactgataatagtatttataaacatcatagtattactaacATACAAAATCAAATGTAGAAATGAGTTAGACACTAATATTGAGATAAGTCTATtctaataagttaataacacataatactaatttattaaagtataataacatgtaattagacattagaaataagtctagtatacatataagttagaaataagttaggtACTAGTAtaaaaacatgtaattagacattatagtataagtctagaatataaataaattagacactagtatagaaataactaataattctattacaataaattaataacacataaactaatttactaaagtataataacatgtaattagaaacTTGAAATAAATCTAGTAtacaaataagttataaataagttagacactagtagctaatattttttatagagtcaTGCTACATAGAAGTCCAACACTTTGCACACCACTTAGAAAcgtgtgattttatttttttatcctcatatttcatgaaatatgaaagtaaaagagtaaaatcacatgtcttttataaataGTGTGCAGGAGTATGGTGCTTATGTATagaacttttctttttataattaaagatttACTATAAATATTGATGTGCAATGACCATTAATAGGGGCATTTTGTTGAGTGTtcaaagattttttattatctttttagtaAACCTCAAATtcaaaagcccacaaaaaagTCTTGTTTAAAAATTCGTTAAATATTAAGCtttaaaaaggttaaaaaaaagtccaaatccAATTCTGTTCCGACAAGTTGGAGTCTGATTTTCAGAATTCTAACTCTAGCTGGATCGGTGCTCACTCCTAAATCACGACATTGGATTAGAGCTTAATCTTAATGGCATTTGAAAGCTAACTAAATTCTCTATAAATTTCACAAGACACTTCAAATTACGAAGTTTACTAAGCCAAAGCATCTTGACATTGAACCAATCAAAAAGCTGGAAAGAAAGTTTGTTCGATAGTCGTTTAAACCTTCTCAAGCGAACATTGCGGGGAACGATATTTTACGTGGATTTGGAGTTTCTAAATGACCTAAAGAAACCTTAACTATATATTGATCATTATACATGACTTCTAGGGAAAAGAGAGGCCACAATAGCTCCTATGTGGTCTTCCTTGAAAGAACCCTCCATAAACACATTGAATCCAAGATACTTTCTCATTGACTACAGAAAAGCTTGTAGCCACtagacataaatataaatggtgggtctcaattatatttttcttttgaaacggCCTTTATAAGGCTTCACACTTAACTTATTACAAACATCTTTCTCAATCCCACTCCATATCTCATCTTCATTACCTCTCTAAACCAAAtcatgaaattaaagaaaaacacaaatatGCAACTCCTCCTTTCGCTTCTGATTATGCTCGTCCTCCACGTCCATCCAACCCTCTCCGGTAGATATCTCATCCCGGAATACAAAGCCCTCCTTTCCATCAAGTCCTCCATCACTGATGACCCACAATCAGCTCTTTCTACGTGGAACGCCTCCACTAGCCACTGCACCTGGTCGGGAATCACATGCCACCCTTCCCGTCGTCGCGTGACCATCCTCGACCTCTCAGACCTTCGTCTCTCTGGTACTCTCTCCCCAGACCTGGCCCATCTCCGTTTCCTCTCCAACCTTTCCATCGCCGCCAATCGACTCTCCGGGGCCATCCCCGCCGAGCTCTCTTCCCTCTCCGCCCTCCGCGTCCTCAATCTCTCCGAAAATCGCTTCAACGGCAGCTTCCCCTCCCAGCTCTCCCTCCTCAAGAACCTTCAGGTTTTGGATCTCTATGACAACGACATGACCGGTGACTTGCCCTTGGCCGTCACTCAAATGCCCAACTTACGACATTTGCATCTCGGCCGTAACTTCTTCTCGGGTGGGATCCCGTCCCAGTACGGGCAATGGGAGTTCCTGGAATACTTGGCAGTATCCGGTAACAAGCTCCAAGGTCCTATACCGCAGGAGATAGGAAACTTGACCAACCTCAGGGAGCTCTACATTGGACAGTACCCCAATATGTACGAAGGTAGCATACCCTCGGAGATCGGGAACCTATCGGAACTAGTTCGTTTCGAAGCCAGCTATTGTAACTTATCCGGTGAGAGCTTCCCCTCCCAGCTCTCCCTCCTCAAGAACCTTCAGGCTTTGGATCTCTCTCACAACCGCATGACAGGTGACTTGCCCTTGGCCGTCACCCAAATGCCCAACTTGCGCCATTTGAATCTACGTGGTAACTACTTCTCAGGTCGGATAACGTCCCAGTTCGGGCAATGGAAATTCCTAGAATACTTGGACGTATCCAATAACGAACTCGAGGGTCCTATACCGCAGGAGATAGGAAACTTGACCAACCTCAAGGAGCTCTACATTGGGTACTTAAATAAGTACGAAGGTAGCATACCCTCGGAGATCGGGAACCTATCGGAACTAGTTATTTTCGAAGCCAGCTATTGTAACTTATCTGGCGAGATACCACCGGAGATCGGGAACTTGGTGAGCTTGAAATCCTTGGACTTGTCGTCTAATGTTTTTACAGGCGAGATTCCTGAGTCTATTGGCGACATGCCGGAACTGGAGGAGTTGAGGTTGTGGGATAACAACTTTATCGGGATCATTCCTCAGAGGCTGGGAAAGAATGGGAAGCTTCAACgtctttatctttcatttaataaaCTGAATGGTACTCTGCCTCCTGATCTGTGTTTTGGGAATCAGCTTCAGATTCTGCATACTAAGGAAAATTTATTGTTCGGTCCAATCCCAGACTCACTCGGGAGGTGCGAGTCGCTGTCTGAGATCCGAATGGGGCATAACTTTCTCAACGGTTCAATGCCTAGAGACCTTTTCGGTTTGCCCAATCTCTTTGTCGTGATGCTGCAGAATAACCGTCTGACCGGGAAGTTTCCCATTTCCTTGAGAAAGGATTCTCAATTGAGGGCACTAGATATATCTGACAACAAGATTCATGGGGAGCTACCAAGTTGGATCTGGAGACTTCCCGATCTTCAGTTTTTGAATCTTTCTCATAATTGTCTAGAGACTCTAGATGTGAATTTAAACTCTTCCCAAACTTCCGTATCAAGATTGAGGATCATAGACCTTCACTCCAACCAGCTCCAAGGGCAACTTTCAACTCTCCCacttaattttcaaaacttcattcCACGTGAGGACTTTGATCgaaagatttttttcttctctgtttcaAGGAATAAATTCAACGGGACTATTCCTATGTCACTGTGCAATGCTATCGATCTTGGTGCTCTAGACTTGTCCCATAATCACTTTACTGGCACGATTCCCCAATGCTTAATTGAAATGAGTACAACACTAAGCGTGATGGATTTAGGTGGAAACAATCTTACTGGCGTAATTCCTGATTCCTTTTCAGACTTCTGTAGTTTAAAAGCTTTGGTTCTGAATGGAAATCAACTAGAAGGAGAGCTACCAAAATCCCTGGCCAAGTGCAATAGAGAGTTGGAGGTTTTGGACGTCGGGAACAACCGCATTCAGGATACCTTCCCATGTTATTTGAAGAACAGAGACACATTGCGAGTCCTTATTTTGCGATCTAACCAATTTTATGGGTCTATTAGTTGTCTAGACGCTAATACCACTTGGTCCAACCTTCAAATTTTAGACCTGTCCTCAAACCATTTTGTTGGTAAGTTTCCAATACGTTACTTTTCTAGCTGGAAGGCAATGATAGGAACTGAAAATAAGGCTGGACATCAGCAATATATAATGCCAGTTCACTCCTATCAAATTAAGGTAAAAGTTACATTAAAAGGTCAAGAATTGGAGTTGGTGAAGATCCTAAATATCTTCACCTCACTTGACCTGTCGTGCAACAGTTTTGACGGACATATACCTGCAGAAATAGGAGAATTCAAAGCCCTATATGCCCTCAACTTATCTCACAATGCTTTTACAGGTCAAATCCCACAAGCTTTAGGAAAGTTGACTGGTCTTGAGTCACTAGACTTGTCGAGCAACAATCTTATTGGAGAGATTCCTCTCCAACTTGCAGATGGTCTTATTTTCCTGTCAACCCTTAACCTTTCGTTTAATCAATTGGTGGGAAAGATTCCACAGATCAAGCAATTTCCTACATTTCCAGAAAGTTCATTCGAAGGAAATATAGGATTGTGTGACTTtcctctaaaagaaaaatgcatacaTGAAGAATTGGAACCGTCACCTCCTCCATCTGAAGAATCTCATTCGTATTCTGGGAATTCAATTGATTGGGACTTCTTAAGTGCTGAATTAGGATTTGTTTTCGGCTTCGGGACTTTTATTGGACCTCTTATATTTTGGAAGAGGTGGAGGAAACGCTACTATAAACATGTCGATGACATTGTTTTTAAGATGTTCCCTCGGGCATACATAAGATCAATAGAAAATCATCGAAGGCGAGCACACAGGAATCAAGGACGGCAAGCACGAAGGAATCAAGGTGGGAGGGATTAGTGACATATGCGAGGAGCAGTGCTAGTCAATGATGTCAGGTATGTCTCCAATTGATTTTTTGGTATGCAATTAAATGTTGTCCGAAGTGATGTATTATAAATTAGCAATGCTCAATGGCCTCGATCGTTATGGGAATGAAGCCATAATTAGATGTTTAACTCGCGAGGTAGAAAGGAATATAAGAAATTACATTTGTACAAGTTTCTAATAGTATTGGCGTTactttatataagaatttagtCAAATTTAGCAAAATATATGGAACCACTTTTTCTGGTTTGCATAACTTATAAGTAATACTCTCCGCATTGAATTAGCTAATTTCCTCTATaccattaattattatttctttctttaatttattattaattcatcTCTTTATTAATTGGGAGAGATAGTAGAGTGCAATCAAAttaaggaagagagagagaaaaaatattaatctattatTTTGTTAGGCAACAGTACTAGTTAAATTTGTTGGGAGTTTTAGTTGAAAGTTGCATAACTCAATGCTACCAGCACTAGTGCATTGACAATGGCATAACCAAATGTCAATGTAAGTCCATAATTTAGCTATATGCGAGAAAAAACatctacattggactagccaatggtCCAAAACTCAACATATGagctataataattttttgagagCTCTCCATTGTTGGCGAGTCACTATTCACCCTCCattggattattttattattttcatcaaccTCCCCCTTTatctttctctcattcttttctCTCTCGTCAACCCGCAAGCTTCCTCGTTCTGTTGCTTCTCGAGTCTTCATCCCTTGCTCCTCGTTCGTTCCTCTCCTCTCCGAGGTCGTCTTCTTCCCCATCTTCTTCTAGGGCAAACAAGTGATTTCTTTTGAGGGTTGAAAACCCTCTGGCCAACTTCTGTCTCCTGGGCGATCTATTAACGccttttttgttcaactttcgtctccctctccttcccaaTAATAATTTAGGGATgggtttttgaaaaaatgtttgCAGACAAGGGAAAGAAACCCAAGGTCCCAGAGATGGCTaaagtgtatttgcaaaatatatatatatataaaaaaaattgtcaaatattattaaaatatataatattatattattattttgactttaagatggctagtccaatgtggattcACTTAGCCAAAAGTTGAGATTCTAGCCAAACTTTAGACTTGGCAATTGCCAATACTCTTTGAGCATCTCCATTGGATTATACAAATACAACTCGAGTTTGGCTAATAGACCCTAAAAATAGTATACATTGGATTAtgtaaatccaaaaaatataacttttagcTACAATATTTTAGGATTGATGGTTATATTTGGTGggtaatactagatatagtcGTGGAGCGTGCAAACGTCGTGCAGTCGctcggaaaaaaaaatgagttccactattaaaaattattatttttcatatgggtcccatatttattcatttttttcaacgCGATGCTTGTATACTTATGActgcaattatcatttttcatatttggtGGTCACTGTAGCTTGaccaaattgattaaaaaatattttctctctccttcaatACTCCCTCCTGACCGcattttccctttcttcctccCGCGATATTTCCCCTCCATTTCTTCTCCCTcattcctctcttcctttcatTTCTCCATTTCTCCATACCACCTTCCCATCGCAGCACCTGCACATTCTCTTGCGGTATCAAAGGCCACCAAAGGCAAAAAATTGCTTGGTTGGCATCACCCCctaaccctctctctccctctctctctctctctctctctcttccgcCTCGGAGTCGTCTAAATCTAACCCTAATATTTCACAGcccttctctctccttctctatCTAGAATTTGCCTTATCCATCTCGATCTCAATCAATTGCAGGTACGAGCCCTAGAGTTTCCATTGTCAGTTGGTTCTAATATTCATATTCGTCGATACTTGTTGTCTAGTTTGGAACTATGTTATCTGATAATTTCAAGCTATAACTActacaaatttgatttttagggacgaaattatttagggatgaactaaatttcatccctaaaagtaattttttgagacaatttaaatttcatcccaaaaaattgatgacttttcaaaacaaatatccgttcgaacagtattttctataacaaattaaatcatctcaacGAGTTTTGTATGTTCGAATGAATAAaaatccgttcgaacagtaaaatcttGGCGAGGatgtaatttattatgccaGGGAAAGTTCAAACCCGTTCGAGCGataaatttgtttgttttagcGGAAAAGATTTGGTGGCAAAACCTGatgggaaggtttctaaaccgttcacATATTTAGttctaacatattcaaacaccacatttatacattaaacctaaaatattaatctcggtacataactcaaaatataaaaaatatatatcatatatatgaattcattaattaattttatgtaattaatttaaaaatattttaatgatttcttttatattaaataagatttttagttaaataaatattatcagtcatacaccacataatataaataaataattactccaaaaaagacaaaatatttaatttataactaaagcaaattatcaaaacaccatatataatgtccataactataacaaaaaaaatagaaactactgtgatgcgaggtctatgcacacatcctcgactgcagctaatcgTGTCTCTACCTGTGCCAGTCGGGTATTGAgagtgacctgagttgcattactGGCATTAATCTTTGTACGTAACTCAAAGACGCTAGCAGTAATGTCTGTATGCAACTTAGACATGTCAATATGCACTGCATCGATCACCGCTGATGTGTGTATGTCGATCTCAGCACACAATATGTTGGCCATCTCCTCACGAGTAAATGTCCGTGATGCCTCGGCCTGTGTAGACgcctcaccagccgatactccagcatctcccggctgtgcatctctctgaatatcaGCCCTATTAGGAATAGGTCCACAAAAATGAAGTCTCGaatgtcccgtgctccgtgacaaagtggtgctgttgatcggtcccaTCGGCTCCCGTGCAAGCTCGCCAACTTTTGGCACGACCCCGGAATGTAGTAAAAATCTAATGATCAGGATCCCAAATGGCAGTATATCTATCGTAATGTACCGAGCCTCTGATCGAATCCTCTCTAATATATACCCCACGAGGTCGATCGGAATGCCACGAgtgacccgtatcataaatttcgctcgatccatgccaacctcggtcttgtgctgttgagggtcaatattgttggcgatgatcaaatttatgattttaaagaaagaagataaatctgcatGCCTAATGTTCTTCGTCCCATcatacactggagcatctggactaacaatcaagtctctgacctcatgatcagcaagtgtatcgaccTCATCTATGTAAACTGGTCCCTCATGAGCCAtctctgcatcacctgaaggatcagactctctaggcggcaggttcgGATAGGCATCGACCAGCCTAGGAATACCGAGATATACAGTGAGTCTgtccgctgaaaatataacaggagctcctcggacacagatcctgtatgcccctccattgtctgggctggcaccaccgagctctttatagaactcagcaACGATTTCAATGTAGAAAATGagcttcatttcttcttctcgttgatctaagattggtgcccaaccacgatcattgaatattGATGGGAGAGAATGACCCTCCTATAAAAGAGTCACAAAATCAAACAGTTTTACCTGccgctcaagtaaaacagtcCGCTCGAACTATTAGGATGGAAGGTTCCCCTGATGTACTATGTTTACAgcccctataagacattattatgaacctgaaatttaaaaataaaatatatattcaacattagtgataaaatctaatatgagaaatgattcacaaaattatatactaatagcaattcaatatattaattgatagaacaatttaataaaacgatgaaaataatttaataagctaatataaAGTAAATGGTTCTAACGAAATATATAGTGGTCGAACGGaaattataacgttcgaacgaaaaaaaaaaaaaaaaaaagtggtcaAACGAAAACAACTTATTTGGttcaaaccgttcgaacgtcaaaaaaAGTGTTCGATCGGAATGTTAAACTCGTTCGAACACATTCGAACGAAAACAGATTGAGCTAGCTCATgactgagtcaactcagcggccATGAAACCACTTAAAAATGCATCGATTCCGTGggtttcttcgacaaaacacatactagtcttcatttctaaacatcctaagGTGGATTTGTGGTGTTCTACGATGCTattgatggaaaaatataatttttctagagaaaaccaaaaaaaggataaaactctaaaaataaacggtaaaataacttataaaaagcATATATTTACTTTAGGTGGAAGAGTGTTCGACATATGTGGTGATTACGGCGGCAGACGGCGGCGATTGATGGGCGTTCAAATGTTTTCTCTcgttttcaaacggtggggacggtGGCGTTTGAGAAAGCTCTGCCCGGGATAACTTATATGTGTAGAaccattcgaacgttatatttAACCATTCGAACGGATGCAAGATCAACAACGAc from Juglans microcarpa x Juglans regia isolate MS1-56 chromosome 4S, Jm3101_v1.0, whole genome shotgun sequence carries:
- the LOC121262157 gene encoding receptor-like protein 33 — its product is MCFFITSLNQIMKVKRKTKMQLLLSLLIMCLLHVHPTLSSGYLLSEYRALLSIKSSITDDPQSALSTWNTSTSHCTWSGITCHPSRRRVTILDLSDLRLSGTLSPDLAHLRFLSNLCVASNQLSGAIPAELSSLSALRVLNLSDNRFNGSFPSQLSLLKNLQVLDLYDNDLTGDLPLAVTQMPNLRHLHLSRNFFSGGIPSQYGQWEFLEYLAVSGNKLQGPIPQEIGNLTNLRELYIGQYPNMYEGGIPPEIGNLSELVRFEANSCNLSGEIPPEIGNLVSLKSLDLSSNVFTGEIPESIGDMPELEELRLWDNNFTGIIPQRLGKNGKLQRLYLSFNKLNGTLPPDLCFGNQLQILHTKENLLFGPIPDSLGRCESLHSIQMGHNILNGSMPRDLFGLPNLTYVDLQNNSLTGKFPISSRKDSQLRALDISDNKIHGELPSWIWRLPDLQFLNLSHNCLESLDVNLNSSQTSFANLDIKDSQLRALDISDNKIHGELPSWIWRLPDLQFLNLSHNCLETLDVNLNSSQTSVSRLRIIDLHSNQLQGQLSTLPLNFQNFIPREDFDRKIFFFSVSRNKFNGTIPMSLCNAIDLGALDLSHNHFTGTIPQCLIEMSTTLSVMDLGGNNLTGVIPDSFSDFCSLKALVLNGNQLEGELPKSLAKCNRELEVLDVGNNRIQDTFPCYLKNRDTLRVLILRSNQFYGSISCLDANTTWSNLQILDLSSNHFVGKFPIRYFSSWKAMIGTENKAGHQQYIMPVHSYQIKVKVTLKGQELELVKILNIFTSLDLSCNSFDGHIPAEIGEFKALYALNLSHNAFTGQIPQALGKLTGLESLDLSSNNLIGEIPLQLADGLIFLSTLNLSFNQLVGKIPQIKQFPTFPESSFEGNIGLCDFPLKEKCIHEELEPSPPPSEESHSYSGNSIDWDFLSAELGFVFGFGTFIGPLIFWKRWRKRYYKHVDDIVFKMFPRAYIRSIENHRRRAHRNQGRQARRNQGGRD